DNA from Streptococcus parasuis:
TTAACCTCTCTGCACGATACATTGGTAAAAAACTTCATGCGAAAATGACTTCTGCAGCGTAGAAGTTGGCATAATAAGGAGAAAAAATGGCAGATTACAACTGGAATGAACGCCATATCATTACATTTCCAGAGGAAAAAATAGCCCTTTCAACAAAAGATGTTCATGTTTACTATGGTAAAAATGAAGCAATCAAGGGGATTGATATGCAGTTCGAGAAAAATAAAATCACAGCTTTGATTGGACCATCGGGTTGTGGGAAATCAACTTATCTTCGCAGTTTGAATCGAATGAATGATACGATTGATATTGCAAAAGTAACTGGTCAAATCCTTTATGAGGGAATTGATATCAATAAACCAAATATGAATGTCTACGAGATTCGTAAGCATATTGGAATGGTTTTCCAACGTCCAAATCCTTTTGCGAAATCCATTTATCGTAATATCACTTTTGCACATGAGCGTGCAGGTGTAAAAGATAAGAAAGTTTTGGATGAAATTGTTGAGACATCATTGAAACAAGCTGCACTTTGGGATCAGGTAAAAGATGATTTGCATAAGTCAGCCTTCACCTTATCAGGTGGTCAACAACAACGTTTGTGTATTGCCCGAGCTATCTCAGTGAAACCTCAAATTTTGCTCATGGATGAACCGGCGTCAGCACTTGATCCGATAGCGACAATGCAATTGGAAGAAACCATGTTCGAGTTGAAGAAGAATTATACCATTATTATCGTGACACACAACATGCAACAAGCAGCACGTGCGAGTGATTATACAGCGTTCTTCTATTTAGGCGATTTAATTGAGTATGATAAGACGGCAAATGTCTTCCAAAATGCGAAACTTAAATCTACTAGCGACTATGTTTCAGGTCATTTCGGATAGAAAGGAAAACTATGACATCCCCTATTTTACAAGTAAAAGATTTGTCTGTTTACTATAATAAGAAAAAGGCCTTAAATAGTGTTTCAATTGATTTCTATCCAAATGAAATTACTGCCTTGATTGGTCCTTCAGGTTCTGGGAAGTCCACTCTATTGCGATCTATTAATCGCATGGGAGACTTGAATCCTGAAGTGACTCTGACGGGTGCGATTGATTATAATGGGAAAAACATTTATAGTCCACGTACAGATACTGTAGATTTGCGTAAGGAAATTGGAATGGTTTTCCAACAGCCAAACCCATTTCCAATGTCAATTTATGAGAACGTTGTCTATGGTCTTAGAATCAATGGTATTAAAGACAAGCATGTTTTAGACGAAGCTGTTGAAAAATCCTTGATTGGTGCATCCATTTGGGATGAGGTAAAGGATCGTCTCCATGATTCAGCATTAGGTCTTTCAGGTGGTCAGCAGCAGCGTGTATGTGTTGCTCGTGTATTGGCAACTAGTCCCAAAATCATTTTGTTAGACGAACCGACTTCAGCCTTAGACCCTATTTCAGCAGGTAAGATTGAAGATACACTTTACGGATTGAAAGAACGGTATACAATGATTTTAGTGACGCGTTCTATGCAACAAGCTTCACGTATTTCAGATCGTACAGGCTTCTTCTTAGATGGCGACTTAATTGAATACAATGACACCAAAGAAATGTTCCTAAATCCTATTCACAAAGAGACTGAAGATTATATCACAGGTAAATTTGGATAAACCATCTAACCAGAGTGTTTAAAAAGATATAGAAAAGAGATTCATATGCTAAGAGCACAATTTGAAGTAGAACTAGGCAAGCTTCACAATCAATTTTATGCTATGGGTAATGAAGTATTAGGACAGATTAACAATACTGTTCGTGCATTCACGACTCATGACCGCGAATTAGCGAAGGAAGTAATTGAAGCAGACAAAAAAATTAATGAGTTTGAAGTAAAACTCGAGAAAAAATCTCTTGAGATTATTGCGCTTCAACAACCTGTTTCAACTGACCTACGTCGAGTGATTACAGTCTTAAAAGCAACCAGTGATTTAGAAAGAATGGGCGATCATGCTGTTTCAATTGCAAAAGCAGCCATTCGCATGAAAGGTGAAGTTCGTATTCCTATAGTCGAGGAAGAAATTAAGAATATGGGCAAAGAAGTCCGTCGTTTAGTTGAGTCCTCACTCGATTTGTATTTAAATTCTGGCGATATTGAAACTGCGTACGAAATTGCGGCCAGTGACGAAATTATCAATGAATATTATTCTAAAATTCAAGAATTGACAACTGAAGAGATTAAAAAGAATCCAGATTCACTTATTGCAGGTAGAGATTACTTCCAAGTGTTAACTTATTTGGAACGTATCGGTGACTATGCGAAAAACATTTGTGAATGGGTTGTGTATCTTCGTACTGGTGATATCACTGAGTTGTAAAACCAGTTATTCTTCAAGAAGTTAAAGAAGGAAAAATATTACTGATTGGTTACATTTTTACTAAAATTTGTAATGAAAATGTAATAAAAATTTCCAAATGTTAGAGATTTTCAGGCTCTTTGTCAACTGTAGTGGGTAGATGAAAAGCTAACACCTAGAGAGGACGAACTTCGTTCTCTCTTTCTTTATGTTCAAAGCAATCAAAATCCGTTTTTTAAAATTTTCAAAGTTCCTGAAACCAAAGGCATTTCTTTTAATGACTTTGATGAGATTATTGGTAGCTTCCAGTTTGGCGTTGGAATAAGGCAATTCCATGGCGTTTAAAACCTTGTCTTTATCCTTTAGAAATGTCTTAAATACCGTCTGAAAAATAAGATTAACAGTGGCTACTTCCTGTTCGATGAGGTCAAAGAAATGGTCTGAGTTCTTCTCTTGGAAATGGAATAAGAGCAATTGATAGAGTTCATAGTGCTGTCGTAGTTCCTTGGAGAAAGACAGGAGTTTTTCTAGGATTTCCTTGTTAGTCAAATGCATTCGAAACATAGGGCGATAAAATCGTTTATCGCTGAGTTTACGGCTATCTTGTTGTATCAATTTCCAGTAGCGTTTCAAGACTCGGTATTCCTGCGATGTTCTGTCGAATTGATTCATAATTTGAATACGGACACGGTTCATAGCCCGGCTAAGGTGTTGAACAATATGAAAGCGGTCTAGTACGATTTTTGCATTCGGAAAAAGCTGTTTAGCAAGTTGATAATAGGGACTAAACATATCCATGGTAATCACTTTGACCTGATTTCTAACCTTTCTAGGATAGCGTAGAAAGTGGTTTCGGATGGTTGCTTGAGTTCTTCCGTCGAGAATGGCGATGACATTTAGGGAGTTGAAATCTTGAGCGATGAAGCTCATTTTCCCCTTCTTGAAGGCATACTCGTCCCAACTCATCACCTCAGGTAGGGTATTCCAATCCGTTTCAAACTTGAACTCATTGAGCTTTCTCATAACTGATGATGTTGAGATAGCTAGCCTGTGTGCGATATGTGTCATTGCTTGATTTTCGATGAGTAATTGGGCAATTTTCTGGTTAACAGCGACAGATATTTGATGGTTTTTCTTAACAAGAGGAGTTTCAGCGACCGCCATTTTCCCACATTCTTTACACTTGAAACGACGCTTTTTAAGGCGGATAAGGAGTGGATAACCAGCGGTTTCTAGGTAGGGAATTTTTGATGCTTTCTGGTAGTCGTACTTAGCCATTTGTCCCTTGCATTTTGGGCATTTAGGAGCCATGTAATCCAAGTAACCGTGGAGTTCTAAGTGAGTTCCCATATCATATTCATCAGTGATAGTGATATTTTTGTCTTTAATTCTGAGAAAATTTGTGATAAGATTTAGTTGTTCCATATGAGTCTTTCTAAAATGATAGTTTGAGCACTTTTCATTATAGGTCATATGGGACTTTTTTTCTATACTCAAAAAGGCTCCATAATCTCCACGGTGGTTTTACCCACTACAGAAATTATAGAGCCGATTTTCATAGGAAAATCTCTTTTTTTATGCTAGAATAATAGTTGGAGGATAGCAATGATAAAAATTTTTGGGAAAATACGTTATCACTGGCAACCAGAATTTTCGTGGGGAATCATATACTGGACAATGGCATTTACCCCGCTATTTATCGCTTTGTCGCTTCTATTAGAAAAGCTAAAAATGTCCACCTTATTTTTTGTGTTAGTCAGCCTTTCTGTTTTAATGTGCCTTCTTGGGACAAGACGGTATTTTGAAATAAAAGAACATCATTTAAGAATTTCCACTGCTAATCCTTTTAAAACAAAAAAACTACTGATGAAGGATATCAGTAGAATCGAAGTGTCCTATTTGGCGATTCGTATTTATTCAACAAGCTCTCCTGAGGGAGAACTCTATCATATGCGTAAATGGCCAAAAAAATATTTTGTGAATCACATAGCACTACATCCAGAGTTTTCAGGAGAGGTAGTATTAGTTGATCACCTAATCAAACAGGACTATTTTGAGGAGTATTATAGTAAGCAAGCAACCTCAGTCTAATCGAATCGCTTTTGTGGGACATGATTTTGCTGCTTTCAAGATGCTATCTGTTAGTGGGTGTTCTTTTTCTAAAGCTTCGCTATCAGAAAAGATGACAATTCCGTCATCATTGTAATCAAAAAGTTCTGAGTAGGTTTGGCAAAGACCACATGCAATGCATCTTTCCGGAATTATTTTTATATTCATATTGATATTTTAATCGTATTGTACGAAAAACACAAGGAGAAACTAGGCTCATGTCAAAAGAACCATGGAATGAAGAAGTTTATACCTCACGATCTGCGAGTCGCAAAGATCGAATAAAAAATGGTGTTGCGAGTACGCGAATTTTCACAGTACTGGCTATTATTTTCTTTATCATTATGCTTGTTGTTTTAGTGATTGCCATCTACCTATCAACAGGTGGTAGTACAACTAATTCAAATCAAGAATTTTACAATGCAAGCAATGCTAGTAGTGCCGTTTCCTCTTCTTCAACAACGAGTGAGGAAAGTACAACATCTGAAAGTACTACAGATTCTAGCACAGAAACTACGACTTCGTCAGAAGCAGGAGATGGTTCAACCATTACTGTTGAAGCTGGGGAAGGAATTGGGAGTATCGCGGCCCGTGCTGGTATTTCAATTTCAGAGCTAGAACGTTTAAATCCGGATAAAATGGTTGGACCTGGTGGAACATGGTGGGCCAATCCTGGTGACATTGTTCGTATTAGATAAGAGGGGTTATGAAATCAATTCAAATCGCTATTGATGGTCCTGCTTCGAGCGGGAAATCAACAGTAGCTAAAATTATTGCAAAACAATTAGGATATACCTATTTAGACACTGGGGCCATGTATCGTTCAGCTACATTTCTAGCGTTGAAGAATGGTATAGAGGTGTCAAATCAAGAGAAAATCGTTCAGTTGCTTGAATCCAATCCAATTCGATTTGGCAGGGATGAGAATGGAGAGCAACTTGTATTTGTTGGTGAATGTGACGTCACGTTACCTATACGTGATAACCAAGTGACTAATAATGTTTCGGCAGTAGCGGCACTTCCTTTGGTAAGGGAAAAATTGGTCCATTTACAACAGGAAATTGCACAAGCTGGCGGTATCGTCATGGATGGTCGTGATATTGGCACTGTGGTACTTCCTCAAGCGGAGTTAAAAATCTTTCTCATTGCATCGGTTGAGGAACGGGCTTTACGTCGTTTTAAGGAAAATACGGAACGTGGTATCGAAACTGATTTGGAAACCTTAAAGGAGGAGATTGCAGCTCGTGATTTTAAGGATTCAAACCGAGCAGTTTCGCCATTAAAAGCAGCAGATGATGCAATCACTTTTGATACGACCGGAGTGTCCATTGAAGGTGTTGTGAAATTTATTTCAGAAAAAGCGAAAGAAATTCTTGACAAGTAGTTGGAGAGATGATAAAATAGTCGTATTGAGAAAAGCAGAAGTGAGAGCTTCTCGCCTTGCGACTAACGTTGTCTGGCCCTACGATTTAAGATTTCTTCGGAAAGAATAATGGTGTAGTGCGGACTTGTTTAGCAGGTCCGTTTTGTTTTTCTCGAAAAAAATAAAATGAGGTGAAAAGCCATAGCAAAGCAAGATTTGTTCATCAATGATGAAATTCGAGTGCGTGAAGTTCGTCTTATCGGTCTTGAGGGTGAACAGTTGGGAATCAAACCGCTCAATGAGGCTCAGGCCATTGCTGATAATTCAAATGTGGATTTAGTATTGATTCAACCACAAGCTAAACCGCCAGTAGCTAAAATCATGGACTACGGTAAGTTTAAGTTTGAATATCAGAAAAAACAGAAAGAACAACGCAAGAAACAAAGTGTTGTTACTGTAAAAGAAGTACGTCTAAGTCCAGTAATTGATAAAGGGGATTTTGAGACAAAACTTCGTAATGCCCGTAAATTCCTTGAAAAAGGAAATAAAGTCAAGGTTTCGATCCGTTTTAAGGGTCGTATGATTACCCACAAAGAAGTTGGAGCGAAAGTATTAGCTGAGTTCGCCGAAGCAACCCAAGATATTGCGATTATTGAACAACGTGCTAAGATGGACGGTCGTCAAATGTTTATGCAATTGGCCCCAGCTTCAGAAAAAAAATAAGCTTTTTACGCTAAAAGGAGAATTAAAATGCCAAAACAAAAAACTCACCGCGCATCAGCTAAACGTTTTAAACGTACAGGTTCTGGTGGATTGAAACGCTTCCGCGCTTATACTTCACACCGCTTCCACGGTAAAACTAAAAAACAACGTCGTCACCTTCGTAAAGCAGGTTTGGTGCATGCTGGTGACTTTAAGCGTATCAAATCAATGCTTACTGGTTTGAAATAAGTCGACTACTAGAATTTAGATTATTTGGAGGAAAATTAAATGGCACGTGTTAAAGGTGGCGTTGTTTCTCGTAAACGCCGTAAACGTATTTTAAAATTAGCTAAAGGTTACTATGGAGCTAAACATCTCTTGTTCCGCACTGCGAAAGAACAAGTTATGAACTCTTACTACTATGCATACCGTGACCGCCGTCAGAAAAAACGTGATTTCCGTAAATTGTGGATCACTCGTATCAATGCGGCTGCTCGTATGAATGGTTTGTCTTACTCACAATTGATGCACGGTTTGAAATTGGCTGAAATTGAAGTAAACCGTAAAATGCTTGCTGATTTAGCAGTAAACGATGCAGCAGCTTTCACAGCTCTTGCAGATGCTGCTAAAGCAAAACTTGCTAAATAAGCATATAGGATTTGAAAAAAGCTTGGAAAACTTCCAAGTTTTTTCTTTACATATTTTTGTATATTTTGATTTTGAAGATAATGGAGGAGGTGCAGGTAGCTAGAACAGCCTAAAGGCTGTTTTGGGTTGGAAATAAGACTTGCGAAAAAGTCACTTTCGTAGAGTAGGGTAAGCTGAAAATGACGATATATCAAAGCTAATTCAAATGACCATACTTTTAAAAATTCAATATTTTTCATTGTCACCGTAATACTGATTGAAGGTTATTAGCGGAGTTTTCAAGCACTTTATTGAAATATAAAACAAATATTGGCCTATCCTCTGCATGGAGACGAGGTTGAGCAAAAAGCCTTAGTACAACTTCTCAGGGTATATGACACAACATAGCGATATGCTTGATAGGGGTTTTATTAGTCTGTGAGCGTGATGCTGTTTGAAGCTATACTCTTTTCATTTTATGAGTATGCGTGAGGTTGTCAAGGTAATGAGAATTTTTTCTAGAAGTAAAAGGACATTGACGTGTGATTGGTCAATGTCCTATTTTTATTATTCACTAGAGCTAGTCTTTGTTGAGGAACTTGTGGAAGTAGTAGTGCTTGAGCTCGAGGCATCACTGGATGATGAACTACTGTTTAATTCCAGATAACTTGGTGCTTTAAAGAGGTCAACAGTTGATTGATTATTGTTTTTGCTATATAAGCTTGTTGATTTGGTTCCAAGTTCTTTTTCTAAAGCTAATTCAGTTGCGAGTGAATCTATGTAATTGTATTGACTTGCATCTAAGGCAGTTAAACCATTGTCATAGAATCGGATAAGATCCCCAGTTTGAATGGCGTCACTGGCAGATAATTGCGCCGCTGCAGAGGCTTTTATATCATCAATTTCTTTTTGAGTAACTTCATCTGGATTGGTTATTTCAACTCCAGTTTCAGTATAGTATATTTTTCCGCCATAACTGGTATATTTTGGTGTGATAAAGTTTCCTGCGGTTCTGAGGGCAACGACTTGACTGTGTTCGCTAGAGAGCATATCTTGTCCAACTTGAAGATAATTGTTTGCTTCAATTCCTAAGAGGTGTTCGAGAGTCGGTAAGGCATCTATTTCACCACCAAAAGTATCGATAATTCCGCCATTTGTCATTCCAGGTACTACAATCATATATGGAACTCGTTGCATCATTGCATTGTCAAAATCTGACCAAGTTTGAGAATCTTTTCCGATTAATGGAGCTAAGTCAGGGTTGCGGGAATTTGAAATCCCATAGTGGTCACCATATAGGACAATGATTGAATTTTCATACAAACCAGTAGCTTTCAAATAGTCAAAGAATGCCTTAATTGAGGCATCTAAATAGTTGGCTGTAGCAAAGTAACCGTTGATAGTTTCATCAGGTGTATCTGCCAAAGGGAAGCCAATTTCATCGCCAATTAGACTGGAAGTGTAGGGATAGTGGTTTGACACCGTGATGAATTTAGCATAAAAAGGTTGTTGCATATGTTCAAGATACTGAATTGAATCTGCAAACATGATTTTATCATTCAAACCATACTGGAATGAGTTTTCAGCAGTCGCCTCAGAGAAATAGGATTGGTCAAAGAAGTAATTGTAACCCCATTGTTTATAGGTATTGTTTCGGTTCCAGAAGCTGGCTGAATTACCGTGGAAAACAGCGGAAGTATAGCCTCCATTCTGAGAAAGGATATAAGGCGCAGCCTGCTGTGTATTGCTTCCTCCATATTGAACCATGAATGAGCCTTGATTGAGACCAAAAAGAGATGTCTCAATCATAGTTTCAGCATCAGAAGTCTTTCCTGCTTTAACTTGATTAAAGAAATTTGAAAAGGCCAAAGTAGACTGTGAATGGTAGAGAGAGTTGAGAAATGGTGTTACTTCATATTCAACGCCATCAACATTCAGTTTATAATCAATTACAAATTGTTGCAAACTTTCTAAGTGGAGATAAATGACATTCCGTCCTTTGGCGATACCAAAATAGTCACTATTGGGTGAGGCGTAATGTTCTTGAACGTACGCTTCTACAGGAACAAGGTCCTCTGCTGTCGCATCAGAACGATCCTTTTCCGTAGTGTAAGTCTGATGTGCATTATAAGTAAAGAATGCAGGTAATCCTAAAGCCCGTACAATATACGTATTTGAAAATCCACGAGTTAGTAATTCTGGGCGGTCAATCTCAGCAGAAAAAAGGTTTACTGAAAATAATAAGATTGCTAAAGAAGAAACTGCAAAACTAGCTCTTTTTGAGAAAGGTTTAGGGTTTAGTTTGTATGGTTTTTTTCTTAATACTATTGCAATGATAATAAAATCCGCAAAATATACTAAATCCCATAAGTTGAATAGCTCGAGTGCTGTTTCACCAAGACCAGTGGAAACACTCGATGTTGCCATCATTGTAGAAACTGAAATGTAATCAGCAAATTCTCTATAATAGACGACATTTGAGAAAAGCCATAGGAACAAAATAAGATAGATGGTTATGGCAATTCCATAAAATAGCTTAGTATTTTTTATATAAAGTGCTAGTCCGAGTAAAAGAAGGGCTAGCGGAATTGGATTAAAAATAGCAATTGAATATTGCAATAAACTAGATAAATCTAAATGAAAATCAACAAAATAAGCCCAAAGGGATTTTGTCCAATAACTTAATAATAGTAAAACTATGAATCCAATACGAGTCTGATAGTTCTTTTTTATGATGTCAATTAGTTTTTTCACAAGTAGTAGTCTCCACATCCCTTTCTAAAATCTTTGTACATTATATCATATTTTATAAAAAAACCTGCAATAATACGAGTTTTTTTGGCATATA
Protein-coding regions in this window:
- the infC gene encoding translation initiation factor IF-3, with product MFINDEIRVREVRLIGLEGEQLGIKPLNEAQAIADNSNVDLVLIQPQAKPPVAKIMDYGKFKFEYQKKQKEQRKKQSVVTVKEVRLSPVIDKGDFETKLRNARKFLEKGNKVKVSIRFKGRMITHKEVGAKVLAEFAEATQDIAIIEQRAKMDGRQMFMQLAPASEKK
- the cmk gene encoding (d)CMP kinase gives rise to the protein MKSIQIAIDGPASSGKSTVAKIIAKQLGYTYLDTGAMYRSATFLALKNGIEVSNQEKIVQLLESNPIRFGRDENGEQLVFVGECDVTLPIRDNQVTNNVSAVAALPLVREKLVHLQQEIAQAGGIVMDGRDIGTVVLPQAELKIFLIASVEERALRRFKENTERGIETDLETLKEEIAARDFKDSNRAVSPLKAADDAITFDTTGVSIEGVVKFISEKAKEILDK
- a CDS encoding ISL3 family transposase translates to MEQLNLITNFLRIKDKNITITDEYDMGTHLELHGYLDYMAPKCPKCKGQMAKYDYQKASKIPYLETAGYPLLIRLKKRRFKCKECGKMAVAETPLVKKNHQISVAVNQKIAQLLIENQAMTHIAHRLAISTSSVMRKLNEFKFETDWNTLPEVMSWDEYAFKKGKMSFIAQDFNSLNVIAILDGRTQATIRNHFLRYPRKVRNQVKVITMDMFSPYYQLAKQLFPNAKIVLDRFHIVQHLSRAMNRVRIQIMNQFDRTSQEYRVLKRYWKLIQQDSRKLSDKRFYRPMFRMHLTNKEILEKLLSFSKELRQHYELYQLLLFHFQEKNSDHFFDLIEQEVATVNLIFQTVFKTFLKDKDKVLNAMELPYSNAKLEATNNLIKVIKRNAFGFRNFENFKKRILIALNIKKERTKFVLSRC
- the pstB gene encoding phosphate ABC transporter ATP-binding protein PstB — its product is MADYNWNERHIITFPEEKIALSTKDVHVYYGKNEAIKGIDMQFEKNKITALIGPSGCGKSTYLRSLNRMNDTIDIAKVTGQILYEGIDINKPNMNVYEIRKHIGMVFQRPNPFAKSIYRNITFAHERAGVKDKKVLDEIVETSLKQAALWDQVKDDLHKSAFTLSGGQQQRLCIARAISVKPQILLMDEPASALDPIATMQLEETMFELKKNYTIIIVTHNMQQAARASDYTAFFYLGDLIEYDKTANVFQNAKLKSTSDYVSGHFG
- the pstB gene encoding phosphate ABC transporter ATP-binding protein PstB, whose product is MTSPILQVKDLSVYYNKKKALNSVSIDFYPNEITALIGPSGSGKSTLLRSINRMGDLNPEVTLTGAIDYNGKNIYSPRTDTVDLRKEIGMVFQQPNPFPMSIYENVVYGLRINGIKDKHVLDEAVEKSLIGASIWDEVKDRLHDSALGLSGGQQQRVCVARVLATSPKIILLDEPTSALDPISAGKIEDTLYGLKERYTMILVTRSMQQASRISDRTGFFLDGDLIEYNDTKEMFLNPIHKETEDYITGKFG
- a CDS encoding SAG1386/EF1546 family surface-associated protein; translated protein: MSKEPWNEEVYTSRSASRKDRIKNGVASTRIFTVLAIIFFIIMLVVLVIAIYLSTGGSTTNSNQEFYNASNASSAVSSSSTTSEESTTSESTTDSSTETTTSSEAGDGSTITVEAGEGIGSIAARAGISISELERLNPDKMVGPGGTWWANPGDIVRIR
- a CDS encoding ferredoxin is translated as MNIKIIPERCIACGLCQTYSELFDYNDDGIVIFSDSEALEKEHPLTDSILKAAKSCPTKAIRLD
- a CDS encoding EbsA family protein translates to MIKIFGKIRYHWQPEFSWGIIYWTMAFTPLFIALSLLLEKLKMSTLFFVLVSLSVLMCLLGTRRYFEIKEHHLRISTANPFKTKKLLMKDISRIEVSYLAIRIYSTSSPEGELYHMRKWPKKYFVNHIALHPEFSGEVVLVDHLIKQDYFEEYYSKQATSV
- a CDS encoding LTA synthase family protein, with the translated sequence MKKLIDIIKKNYQTRIGFIVLLLLSYWTKSLWAYFVDFHLDLSSLLQYSIAIFNPIPLALLLLGLALYIKNTKLFYGIAITIYLILFLWLFSNVVYYREFADYISVSTMMATSSVSTGLGETALELFNLWDLVYFADFIIIAIVLRKKPYKLNPKPFSKRASFAVSSLAILLFSVNLFSAEIDRPELLTRGFSNTYIVRALGLPAFFTYNAHQTYTTEKDRSDATAEDLVPVEAYVQEHYASPNSDYFGIAKGRNVIYLHLESLQQFVIDYKLNVDGVEYEVTPFLNSLYHSQSTLAFSNFFNQVKAGKTSDAETMIETSLFGLNQGSFMVQYGGSNTQQAAPYILSQNGGYTSAVFHGNSASFWNRNNTYKQWGYNYFFDQSYFSEATAENSFQYGLNDKIMFADSIQYLEHMQQPFYAKFITVSNHYPYTSSLIGDEIGFPLADTPDETINGYFATANYLDASIKAFFDYLKATGLYENSIIVLYGDHYGISNSRNPDLAPLIGKDSQTWSDFDNAMMQRVPYMIVVPGMTNGGIIDTFGGEIDALPTLEHLLGIEANNYLQVGQDMLSSEHSQVVALRTAGNFITPKYTSYGGKIYYTETGVEITNPDEVTQKEIDDIKASAAAQLSASDAIQTGDLIRFYDNGLTALDASQYNYIDSLATELALEKELGTKSTSLYSKNNNQSTVDLFKAPSYLELNSSSSSSDASSSSTTTSTSSSTKTSSSE
- the phoU gene encoding phosphate signaling complex protein PhoU; this encodes MLRAQFEVELGKLHNQFYAMGNEVLGQINNTVRAFTTHDRELAKEVIEADKKINEFEVKLEKKSLEIIALQQPVSTDLRRVITVLKATSDLERMGDHAVSIAKAAIRMKGEVRIPIVEEEIKNMGKEVRRLVESSLDLYLNSGDIETAYEIAASDEIINEYYSKIQELTTEEIKKNPDSLIAGRDYFQVLTYLERIGDYAKNICEWVVYLRTGDITEL
- the rplT gene encoding 50S ribosomal protein L20 — translated: MARVKGGVVSRKRRKRILKLAKGYYGAKHLLFRTAKEQVMNSYYYAYRDRRQKKRDFRKLWITRINAAARMNGLSYSQLMHGLKLAEIEVNRKMLADLAVNDAAAFTALADAAKAKLAK
- the rpmI gene encoding 50S ribosomal protein L35, with amino-acid sequence MPKQKTHRASAKRFKRTGSGGLKRFRAYTSHRFHGKTKKQRRHLRKAGLVHAGDFKRIKSMLTGLK